A window of the Hevea brasiliensis isolate MT/VB/25A 57/8 chromosome 6, ASM3005281v1, whole genome shotgun sequence genome harbors these coding sequences:
- the LOC110631993 gene encoding glutathione S-transferase L3-like, which translates to LALGPTFDYLENALHKFDDGPFLLGQFSLVDIAYILFVERFHVFLSEAFKYDIIAGKPKLAAWIEEIIKIEAYKQTKIDPKENVEAFKKRFLAQ; encoded by the exons CTTGCTTTAGGTCCTACTTTTGATTACTTGGAAAATGCTCTTCATAAATTTGATGATGGGCCATTTTTGCTTGGCCAATTCAGTTTG GTAGATATAGCCTATATTCTATTTGTTGAAAGATTCCATGTCTTCTTATCAGAGGCATTCAAATATGATATCATCGCAGGCAAGCCTAAACTTGCAGCGTGGATTGAG GAGATAATCAAGATTGAGGCTTACAAGCAGACAAAAATAGATCCTAAAGAGAATGTTGAAGCATTCAAGAAGCGCTTTCTG GCTCAGTAA